A single genomic interval of Streptomyces graminofaciens harbors:
- a CDS encoding SRPBCC family protein, with protein MDWCHYRFRTLWTLPAPPAAVYDVLQRPEDYPRWWPQVREVVRIDDTTGVLRIRSFLPYGLSFTARETRRDPAAGVLEIEMTGDLDGWARWTLTADGPGTLARYDQEVTVGKPLMRLLAVPGRPLFRANHALMMRAGRRGFVAHLAAYGQAV; from the coding sequence ATGGACTGGTGTCACTACCGCTTCCGCACGCTCTGGACCCTGCCCGCGCCACCCGCCGCCGTGTACGACGTGCTCCAGCGGCCGGAGGACTATCCGCGCTGGTGGCCACAGGTGCGTGAGGTGGTCCGGATCGACGACACCACCGGCGTCCTGCGGATCCGCTCGTTCCTGCCGTACGGCCTCTCCTTCACCGCGCGCGAGACGCGCCGCGACCCGGCGGCCGGTGTCCTCGAGATCGAGATGACCGGCGACCTGGACGGCTGGGCGCGCTGGACACTCACCGCCGACGGGCCCGGCACCCTCGCCCGCTACGACCAGGAGGTCACCGTCGGCAAACCCCTGATGAGACTGCTCGCCGTACCCGGGCGGCCGCTGTTCCGCGCCAATCACGCGCTGATGATGCGGGCGGGGCGGCGGGGGTTCGTCGCCCACCTGGCGGCGTACGGGCAAGCGGTTTGA
- a CDS encoding SCO7613 C-terminal domain-containing membrane protein, giving the protein MPHFPPPAEELRLLDFELRQLDARRSVLLTRRAWLVNALHTPVPAPAAPPVRRAEATAPSVQNVLLILGGVLLTIAAIAFTLVSWGDLGIAGRALVLGAVTLAALGVPVPLLRHGLRSTAEAVAGLGLALTVLDAYALHEVTFAGADGEGYTAAASAVLATVWTAYGLAVGRSVPPSPDGAHRRTPLRLPLPLATGAAQLPLLLWAFAADAGPHTVTAVLLVTAAADTAIALRVPLKPVRIVAAVGAFGWGAWGVLAAGWLSWAASGTGAAARAAALLALAAAIALSAAWLAPRPGPALGIALTGGFLTVAALGGVPRTALPDAWTVPVHLLFGIALLAVVRVRVPEPVRQGLVHASVTVQALALLSALPTVLLALAGPLGWAERVWSGAPADARAALTPDAPWPPNAQSVPVVLAVVAGVLLLAGRTASWRTRGVVGALTLGWATALVLPAVLELPYVAGLVVQGAAVVASLGFAGYVRPAAQPEDARASYAPLPLTAVLLALAGSLNLVLVSLASEPATPAVLGASTVVFAVAAWRTVAAPFTAPASLVHATALTCAIGASVGWERQHTALLVLAVPVVAALLAARLGGSPTTIPVEATGAVAGVLAIGLSAFDPPMLALTLALCGVVAAGTAVRADRRNVGYAAAALFVLASWVRLAAWEVGSPEAYTLPVTVPALVVGFVRRRRDPQASSWTVYGPGLAATLVPSLVAAWGDEHWLRPLLLGLAALAVTLVGARHRLQAPLLLGGAALALVTLHELAPYIAQAVGALPRWTPPALAGLVLLAVGATYEQRLRDARRVRDVFGKMT; this is encoded by the coding sequence ATGCCGCATTTTCCGCCACCGGCCGAGGAGTTGCGGCTCCTCGACTTCGAGCTACGGCAACTCGACGCCCGCCGCTCCGTGTTGCTGACCCGGCGCGCCTGGCTGGTCAACGCGCTGCACACGCCTGTCCCGGCGCCCGCCGCGCCGCCGGTGCGACGGGCGGAGGCGACGGCGCCCAGTGTCCAGAACGTGCTGCTGATCCTCGGCGGCGTCCTGCTGACGATCGCGGCGATCGCGTTCACGCTGGTCAGCTGGGGGGACTTGGGGATCGCCGGGCGGGCACTGGTTCTCGGCGCGGTCACCCTGGCCGCGCTCGGCGTGCCCGTCCCGCTGCTGCGGCACGGGCTGCGTTCGACGGCGGAGGCGGTGGCGGGCCTCGGCCTGGCACTGACGGTCCTGGACGCGTACGCCCTGCACGAGGTGACGTTCGCCGGGGCGGACGGCGAGGGGTACACGGCGGCCGCGTCCGCGGTGCTGGCGACGGTGTGGACGGCGTACGGCCTGGCCGTGGGCAGGTCGGTGCCCCCGTCCCCCGACGGCGCCCACCGGCGCACTCCTCTGCGTCTGCCGCTCCCCCTCGCGACGGGAGCCGCCCAACTCCCGCTCCTGCTCTGGGCGTTCGCGGCCGACGCCGGTCCGCACACGGTCACGGCCGTGCTGCTGGTGACCGCGGCGGCCGACACCGCGATCGCGCTCCGGGTGCCGCTGAAGCCGGTACGGATCGTCGCCGCCGTCGGCGCGTTCGGCTGGGGTGCCTGGGGTGTACTGGCGGCCGGGTGGCTCTCGTGGGCCGCCTCCGGCACGGGCGCCGCCGCCCGTGCGGCGGCGCTCCTCGCCCTCGCCGCCGCGATCGCCCTGTCGGCGGCATGGCTCGCTCCGAGGCCGGGCCCGGCCCTGGGTATCGCCCTGACCGGCGGCTTCCTCACGGTCGCGGCCCTCGGCGGAGTCCCCCGCACGGCACTGCCCGACGCGTGGACGGTTCCGGTCCATCTGCTGTTCGGGATCGCGCTGTTGGCAGTCGTCCGCGTGCGGGTGCCCGAGCCCGTACGCCAGGGTCTCGTCCACGCTTCCGTCACCGTGCAGGCCCTCGCGCTGCTCTCCGCCCTGCCCACCGTCCTCCTCGCGCTGGCAGGTCCCCTCGGCTGGGCCGAGCGCGTCTGGTCGGGCGCGCCCGCCGACGCCCGCGCGGCCTTGACACCGGACGCGCCCTGGCCCCCGAACGCCCAGAGCGTGCCTGTCGTGCTCGCCGTCGTCGCCGGTGTGCTGCTCCTTGCCGGGCGGACCGCGTCATGGCGGACCCGGGGCGTGGTGGGCGCGTTGACGCTCGGGTGGGCGACAGCGCTCGTGCTCCCGGCGGTGCTGGAACTGCCGTACGTGGCGGGGTTGGTGGTGCAGGGAGCCGCGGTAGTGGCCTCGCTGGGCTTCGCGGGGTACGTACGACCGGCTGCGCAGCCCGAGGACGCACGGGCGTCCTACGCACCGCTCCCCCTGACCGCCGTCCTCCTGGCCCTGGCCGGGTCCCTGAATCTCGTGCTCGTCTCGCTGGCCTCCGAGCCCGCGACGCCGGCCGTGCTCGGCGCGTCGACCGTGGTGTTCGCGGTGGCAGCCTGGCGCACGGTTGCGGCCCCCTTCACCGCTCCCGCCTCCCTCGTGCATGCCACCGCACTGACCTGCGCCATCGGCGCGTCCGTCGGCTGGGAGCGGCAGCACACGGCCCTGCTCGTCCTGGCCGTTCCGGTCGTCGCCGCGCTGCTCGCGGCGCGCCTCGGGGGCTCCCCCACGACGATCCCGGTCGAGGCGACCGGCGCCGTCGCGGGAGTCCTGGCCATCGGCCTCAGCGCGTTCGACCCGCCCATGCTGGCCCTGACGCTCGCGCTCTGCGGAGTCGTCGCCGCGGGCACGGCCGTCCGGGCCGACCGGCGGAACGTCGGCTACGCGGCAGCCGCGCTCTTCGTGCTGGCCTCCTGGGTGCGCCTGGCGGCGTGGGAGGTCGGGTCCCCGGAGGCGTACACCCTGCCGGTGACCGTCCCCGCCCTGGTCGTCGGTTTCGTACGGCGCCGACGCGACCCGCAGGCCTCGTCCTGGACGGTGTACGGCCCCGGCCTGGCCGCCACGCTGGTGCCGAGCCTCGTCGCGGCCTGGGGTGACGAGCACTGGCTCCGCCCGCTGCTGCTGGGCCTCGCGGCGCTGGCCGTCACCCTCGTGGGTGCCCGGCACCGGCTCCAGGCCCCGCTCCTGCTCGGCGGCGCCGCGCTCGCGCTGGTCACGCTGCACGAACTCGCCCCGTACATCGCCCAGGCCGTGGGCGCGCTCCCCCGCTGGACGCCTCCCGCGCTCGCCGGTCTGGTGCTGCTCGCGGTGGGGGCCACGTACGAGCAGAGGTTGCGTGACGCACGGCGAGTGCGGGACGTGTTCGGCAAGATGACGTGA
- a CDS encoding DUF4365 domain-containing protein produces MAIAQPERGGLLPESAAPHRGTLATTACMETLQVGYLHAVAAAAGCSLSQPFPDNGIDWHVSHSAPGHTVDDEVTIKVQLKATYQVAPNPPGRFFSFTLDNDHLAKLARTPVSVHKILVVMIVPRSQDQWLRAGHDRLDLRHCCYWINLAGQPITGRRRTTVRIPTSRIFDDRALCEIMTRVGTGGTP; encoded by the coding sequence ATGGCCATAGCGCAGCCCGAGAGGGGCGGGCTGCTGCCCGAGAGCGCGGCACCTCATCGCGGCACCCTCGCCACCACCGCCTGCATGGAGACCCTGCAGGTGGGCTATCTGCACGCCGTGGCCGCCGCCGCCGGCTGCTCCCTGTCCCAGCCCTTTCCGGACAACGGCATCGACTGGCACGTCAGCCACAGCGCCCCCGGCCACACCGTCGATGACGAGGTCACCATCAAGGTGCAGCTCAAGGCCACCTACCAGGTCGCGCCGAACCCCCCGGGCCGCTTCTTCTCCTTCACACTCGACAACGACCACCTGGCGAAGCTCGCCCGCACCCCCGTCTCGGTGCACAAGATCCTGGTCGTGATGATCGTGCCGAGGTCGCAGGACCAGTGGCTGCGGGCCGGCCACGACCGCCTCGACCTGCGGCACTGCTGCTACTGGATCAACCTCGCCGGACAGCCGATCACCGGCCGCCGCCGCACCACCGTGCGCATACCGACCTCGCGCATCTTCGACGACCGAGCGCTCTGCGAGATCATGACGCGGGTCGGAACGGGAGGCACACCTTGA
- a CDS encoding Tat pathway signal sequence domain protein — MSPIDRRSLLKAAAVAGAAAQFSWALGSSTAQAAPRSEAADADPVTLDWLEDGGLGAAPGSTVGVPWPKGAYEKEQSFSLTDAGGKDIPVQSWPVAYWPDGSLKWTAHAVGAGVGSGKLTLAAGSPAAPAKKVTVDKSGGTITVSTGVITAKIGKSGSTLVKSVLRGSTEVAHTGRLVLLRQPEIEDGDQGSVKYERFESVIGEVEVEQEGPVRAVVRIDGKHRKGDRSWLPFSIRLYFYAGAESFRMVHTITFDGTQEPGKAGGDFIRGIGVRFKVPMRDAAYDRHIRIGGEGTGLLREAVKGITGLRRDPGTAVRTAQFEGKKLPDPSTWDQRVTTRLQYIPEWGDYTLSQLSADGFGVRKRTKKGHGWIPAGGGRRASGFGYVGGASGGFAFGLRDFWEKFPAQLDIRDAHTDNAEVTLWLWSPEAQPMDLRFYHDGMGQDTYPEQLEGLNITYEDYEPEFGTPYGIARTSELLFWAHESTPSAEDMAKQVEAVRTPAQLAAPPKHLIKAGVFGKLFSEPDRSTAAKAKIEDHLDFLFTYYKDQVEMRRWYGFWDYGDIMHSYDPSRHQWCYDVGGYAWDNSELSPDLWLWFAYMRSGRADIFRFAEAMTRHTGEVDVYHLGKWAGLGTRHGVQHYADSAKQQRIANTTYRRYYYFLTADERVGDLMHANVDSDETFLVLDPIRKIRTEPYEPDRNALSIGFGTDWSGLVSAWLTEWERRGPKWEKAKARVLSTMETIAAQPNGFVQGNALYDLDTGKFAVATEAKVGVSHLSAMFGLVELCAELIDQIDMPKFKEAWLDYCRYFNATKAEQAARYGSNFGSLLLFQGHSRQDAYAAVQLGDDKLAARAWRQFYNSADTWDYKESTDWSTKKVEGPTGLVPGSEAAWVSTNATALYGLAAIQNLALVGDKMP, encoded by the coding sequence ATGTCCCCCATCGACCGCAGGTCCCTTCTCAAGGCGGCCGCCGTCGCCGGAGCCGCCGCGCAGTTCAGTTGGGCGCTAGGGAGTTCGACCGCTCAGGCCGCGCCCAGATCCGAGGCGGCGGACGCGGACCCGGTGACCCTGGACTGGCTGGAGGACGGCGGACTCGGCGCCGCTCCGGGGTCCACCGTGGGCGTGCCGTGGCCGAAGGGCGCTTATGAGAAGGAACAGTCGTTCTCTTTGACGGACGCCGGCGGCAAGGACATCCCCGTCCAGTCCTGGCCCGTCGCCTACTGGCCCGACGGCTCCCTGAAGTGGACCGCGCACGCGGTCGGCGCGGGCGTCGGCTCCGGCAAGCTCACCCTCGCCGCGGGCAGCCCCGCCGCGCCCGCGAAGAAGGTCACCGTCGACAAGAGCGGCGGCACCATCACCGTGTCGACCGGAGTCATCACCGCCAAGATCGGCAAGAGCGGCTCGACCCTCGTGAAGTCGGTTCTGCGCGGCTCCACCGAGGTCGCCCACACCGGCCGCCTCGTCCTGCTGCGGCAGCCGGAGATCGAGGACGGCGACCAGGGCTCGGTCAAGTACGAGCGCTTCGAGAGCGTGATCGGCGAGGTCGAGGTCGAACAGGAGGGCCCGGTGCGTGCCGTGGTCCGCATCGACGGCAAGCACCGCAAGGGCGACCGCAGCTGGCTGCCCTTCTCGATCCGCCTCTACTTCTACGCGGGCGCCGAATCGTTCCGCATGGTGCACACCATCACCTTCGACGGCACCCAGGAGCCCGGAAAGGCCGGCGGCGACTTCATCCGGGGCATCGGCGTCCGCTTCAAGGTCCCGATGCGCGACGCCGCGTACGACCGCCACATCCGCATCGGCGGCGAGGGCACCGGTCTGCTGCGTGAGGCCGTCAAGGGCATCACGGGGCTGCGCCGCGACCCGGGCACGGCGGTCCGCACGGCCCAGTTCGAGGGCAAGAAGCTGCCCGACCCGTCGACGTGGGACCAGCGGGTGACGACCCGCCTCCAGTACATCCCCGAGTGGGGCGACTACACGCTCTCCCAGCTCTCCGCAGACGGCTTCGGCGTCCGCAAGCGCACCAAGAAGGGCCACGGCTGGATCCCGGCCGGCGGCGGCCGACGCGCCAGCGGCTTCGGATACGTCGGCGGCGCGAGCGGCGGCTTCGCCTTCGGCCTGCGCGACTTCTGGGAGAAGTTCCCCGCCCAGCTCGACATCCGCGACGCCCACACCGACAACGCAGAGGTCACCCTCTGGCTCTGGTCGCCCGAGGCGCAGCCCATGGACCTGCGTTTCTACCACGACGGAATGGGCCAGGACACCTACCCCGAGCAGCTCGAAGGCCTCAACATCACCTATGAGGACTACGAGCCCGAGTTCGGCACCCCCTACGGGATCGCCCGCACCAGCGAACTCCTCTTCTGGGCCCACGAGTCCACCCCCAGTGCCGAGGACATGGCCAAGCAGGTCGAGGCCGTCCGCACGCCCGCGCAGCTCGCCGCCCCGCCCAAGCACCTCATCAAGGCCGGCGTCTTCGGCAAGCTGTTCTCCGAGCCGGACCGTTCCACCGCCGCCAAGGCGAAGATCGAGGACCACCTCGACTTCCTCTTCACCTACTACAAGGACCAGGTGGAGATGCGCCGTTGGTACGGCTTCTGGGACTACGGCGACATCATGCACAGCTACGACCCCAGCCGCCACCAGTGGTGCTACGACGTCGGCGGCTACGCCTGGGACAACTCCGAGCTCTCGCCCGACCTGTGGCTGTGGTTCGCGTACATGCGCTCGGGCCGCGCCGACATCTTCCGCTTCGCCGAGGCCATGACCCGCCACACCGGTGAGGTCGACGTCTATCACCTCGGCAAATGGGCGGGCCTCGGCACCCGCCACGGCGTCCAGCACTACGCCGACAGCGCCAAGCAGCAGCGCATCGCCAACACCACGTACCGCCGTTACTACTACTTCCTCACCGCCGACGAACGCGTCGGCGACCTCATGCACGCCAACGTCGACTCCGACGAGACGTTCCTCGTCCTGGACCCCATCCGCAAGATCCGCACCGAGCCGTACGAGCCGGACCGCAACGCCCTGTCGATCGGCTTCGGCACCGACTGGTCCGGCCTGGTCTCGGCGTGGCTCACCGAGTGGGAGCGGCGCGGCCCCAAGTGGGAGAAGGCCAAGGCACGCGTCCTGTCGACCATGGAGACCATCGCCGCCCAGCCCAACGGCTTCGTCCAGGGCAACGCGCTGTACGACCTCGACACGGGCAAGTTCGCCGTCGCGACCGAGGCCAAGGTCGGGGTCTCGCACCTGTCGGCGATGTTCGGCCTGGTCGAGCTGTGCGCCGAGCTGATCGACCAGATCGACATGCCGAAGTTCAAGGAGGCGTGGCTCGACTACTGCCGCTACTTCAACGCGACCAAGGCCGAGCAGGCCGCGCGCTACGGCTCCAACTTCGGCTCGCTGCTGCTCTTCCAGGGCCACTCGCGGCAGGACGCGTACGCGGCCGTCCAACTGGGCGACGACAAGCTGGCGGCTCGGGCGTGGCGGCAGTTCTACAACAGCGCCGACACCTGGGACTACAAGGAGTCCACGGACTGGTCCACGAAGAAGGTGGAGGGGCCGACCGGCTTGGTACCGGGCAGCGAGGCGGCCTGGGTGTCGACCAACGCGACGGCTTTGTACGGCCTCGCGGCCATCCAGAACCTGGCTCTTGTGGGCGACAAGATGCCGTGA
- a CDS encoding HIT family protein, producing MLHFMTSEPEQQIGVGTQDAFQRLWTPHRMAYIQGENKPTGPGADDGCPFCSIPAKSDEDGLIIRRGEHVYAVLNLYPYNGGHLMVVPYRHVADYTDLTGPETAELAELTKQSMTALRTASGAHGFNIGMNQGTVAGAGIAAHLHQHIVPRWGGDTNFMPVVGHTKVLPQLLADTRKMLAEAWPTA from the coding sequence ATGCTGCACTTCATGACGAGTGAGCCGGAGCAGCAGATCGGAGTGGGAACGCAGGACGCGTTTCAGCGCCTGTGGACGCCCCACCGGATGGCGTACATCCAGGGCGAGAACAAACCGACCGGCCCCGGAGCCGACGACGGCTGCCCGTTCTGCTCGATCCCGGCCAAGTCGGACGAGGACGGCCTGATCATCAGGCGTGGCGAGCATGTGTACGCGGTGCTCAACCTCTACCCGTACAACGGCGGTCATCTGATGGTCGTGCCCTACCGCCACGTCGCCGACTACACGGACCTGACCGGGCCGGAGACGGCGGAGCTGGCAGAGCTGACCAAGCAGTCGATGACGGCGCTGCGAACCGCCTCCGGCGCGCACGGCTTCAACATCGGCATGAACCAGGGGACGGTGGCCGGGGCGGGTATCGCCGCGCACCTCCATCAGCACATCGTGCCCCGCTGGGGCGGCGACACCAACTTCATGCCGGTGGTCGGCCACACGAAGGTGCTGCCGCAGCTGCTCGCCGACACGCGAAAGATGCTGGCAGAGGCCTGGCCGACGGCCTGA
- a CDS encoding 3'-5' exonuclease, translating to MTCWYEGPLAAFDTETTGVDVETDRIVSAAVVVQDAPGARPRVTRWLVNPGVPMPAAATAVHGLTDERLQRDGRWPAPVMEEMVRELAEQAAHGRPLVVMNAPFDLTLLDRELRRHRASSLDRWFETTPLQVLDPRVLDKHLDRYRKGRRTLTDLCAHYEVTLEGAHDAGADALAALEVVRAVGRRFAARLARLSPAELHTLQAVWHAAQARGLQAWFARSGSEEAVDPAWPLRPDLPAAA from the coding sequence ATGACGTGCTGGTACGAGGGCCCTTTGGCCGCGTTCGACACGGAGACCACCGGTGTGGACGTCGAGACCGACCGCATAGTGTCGGCCGCCGTCGTCGTCCAGGACGCGCCCGGTGCCCGTCCCCGGGTGACGCGGTGGCTGGTGAATCCGGGTGTGCCGATGCCCGCCGCGGCGACGGCGGTGCACGGGCTGACGGACGAGCGGTTGCAGCGCGACGGCCGCTGGCCGGCGCCGGTGATGGAGGAGATGGTCAGGGAGCTGGCGGAGCAGGCCGCGCACGGCCGTCCGCTGGTGGTGATGAACGCGCCGTTCGATCTGACGTTGCTGGACCGCGAGTTGCGCCGCCATCGCGCTTCCTCGCTGGACCGCTGGTTCGAGACGACACCGCTGCAGGTCCTCGACCCGCGGGTCCTGGACAAGCATCTGGACCGCTACCGCAAGGGCCGCCGCACGCTCACCGACCTCTGCGCGCACTACGAGGTCACTCTGGAGGGCGCGCACGACGCGGGGGCGGACGCACTGGCCGCGCTGGAGGTCGTACGGGCGGTGGGGCGTCGTTTCGCGGCCCGGCTCGCCCGTCTCTCCCCCGCCGAGCTGCACACACTGCAGGCGGTGTGGCACGCGGCGCAGGCGCGCGGTCTGCAGGCGTGGTTCGCACGCAGCGGTTCGGAGGAGGCGGTGGACCCGGCGTGGCCGCTGCGTCCGGACCTGCCGGCGGCGGCGTGA
- the thrS gene encoding threonine--tRNA ligase, translating to MSDVRVIIQRDSEREERVVTTGTTAADLFEDRSIVAARVGGELKDLAYELKDGETVEGVEISSEDGLNILRHSTAHVMAQAVQELFPEAKLGIGPPVRDGFYYDFDVEKPFTPEDLKAIEKKMQEIQKRGQRFSRRVVTDEAAREELADEPYKLELIGIKGSASADDGADVEVGAGELTIYDNLDAKTGDLCWKDLCRGPHLPTTRNIPAFKLMRNAAAYWRGSEKNPMLQRIYGTAWPSRDELKAHLDFLAEAEKRDHRKLGNELDLFSFPEEVGPGLAVFHPRGGIIRRVMEDYSRKRHEEEGYEFVYSPHATKGKLFETSGHLDWYADGMYPPMQLDEGVDYYLKPMNCPMHNLIFDARGRSYRELPLRLFEFGTVYRYEKSGVVHGLTRSRGFTQDDAHIYCTREQMADELDKTLTFVLNLLRDYGLTDFYLELSTKDPEKFVGSDEAWEEATETLQQVAEKQGLPLVPDPGGAAFYGPKISVQCKDAIGRTWQMSTVQLDFNLPERFDLEYTGPDGSKQRPVMIHRALFGSIERFFAVLLEHYAGAFPAWLAPVQAVGIPIGDAHVEYLQKFAAEAKKKGLRVDVDASSDRMQKKIRNAQKAKVPFMVIAGDEDMAAGAVSFRYRDGSQENGIPVDEAIAKIAKVVEDRVQI from the coding sequence GTGTCCGACGTCCGTGTGATCATCCAACGCGATTCCGAGCGGGAAGAACGCGTGGTGACGACGGGCACTACGGCCGCCGACCTGTTCGAGGACCGCAGCATCGTCGCGGCCCGCGTGGGTGGTGAGCTCAAGGACCTCGCGTACGAGCTGAAGGACGGCGAGACCGTCGAGGGTGTGGAGATCTCCTCCGAGGACGGTCTGAACATCCTGCGCCACTCCACCGCGCATGTGATGGCCCAGGCCGTGCAGGAGCTCTTCCCGGAGGCCAAGCTGGGCATCGGCCCGCCGGTCCGGGACGGTTTCTACTACGACTTCGATGTCGAGAAGCCGTTCACGCCCGAGGACCTCAAGGCCATCGAGAAGAAGATGCAGGAGATCCAGAAGCGCGGCCAGCGCTTCTCGCGGCGCGTCGTCACCGACGAGGCCGCCCGCGAAGAGCTGGCGGACGAGCCGTACAAGCTGGAGCTGATCGGCATCAAGGGCTCGGCCTCCGCCGACGACGGCGCGGACGTCGAAGTCGGCGCCGGCGAGCTGACGATCTACGACAACCTGGACGCCAAGACCGGTGACCTGTGCTGGAAGGACCTCTGCCGCGGTCCCCACCTGCCCACCACCCGCAACATCCCGGCGTTCAAGCTGATGCGCAACGCCGCCGCGTACTGGCGCGGCAGCGAGAAGAACCCGATGCTCCAGCGCATCTACGGCACCGCCTGGCCGTCCAGGGACGAGCTGAAGGCCCACCTCGACTTCCTCGCCGAGGCCGAGAAGCGCGACCACCGCAAGCTCGGCAACGAGCTGGACCTGTTCTCCTTCCCGGAGGAGGTCGGCCCCGGTCTTGCCGTCTTCCACCCCAGGGGCGGCATCATCCGCCGGGTCATGGAGGACTACTCGCGCAAGCGGCACGAGGAGGAGGGCTACGAGTTCGTCTACTCGCCGCACGCGACCAAGGGCAAGCTCTTCGAGACCTCGGGCCACCTGGACTGGTACGCCGACGGCATGTACCCGCCCATGCAGCTCGACGAGGGCGTGGACTACTACCTCAAGCCCATGAACTGCCCGATGCACAACCTGATCTTCGACGCGCGTGGTCGTTCGTACCGTGAACTCCCGCTGCGTCTCTTCGAGTTCGGGACCGTGTACCGGTACGAGAAGTCCGGCGTCGTGCACGGTCTGACCCGTTCACGCGGCTTCACGCAGGACGACGCGCACATCTACTGCACCCGTGAGCAGATGGCGGACGAGCTCGACAAGACGCTCACCTTCGTCCTGAACCTGCTGCGCGACTACGGCCTCACGGACTTCTACCTGGAGCTGTCCACCAAGGACCCGGAGAAGTTCGTCGGCTCGGACGAAGCCTGGGAGGAGGCCACCGAGACGCTGCAGCAGGTGGCCGAGAAGCAGGGCCTCCCGCTGGTCCCGGACCCGGGCGGCGCCGCGTTCTACGGGCCGAAGATCTCCGTGCAGTGCAAGGACGCCATCGGCCGCACCTGGCAGATGTCGACCGTGCAGCTCGACTTCAACCTGCCGGAGCGCTTCGACCTCGAGTACACCGGCCCGGACGGCTCCAAGCAGCGCCCGGTCATGATCCACCGCGCTCTGTTCGGCTCTATCGAGCGCTTCTTCGCGGTACTCCTCGAGCACTACGCGGGCGCCTTCCCGGCCTGGCTGGCGCCTGTCCAGGCGGTCGGCATCCCGATCGGCGACGCGCATGTGGAGTATCTGCAGAAGTTCGCCGCCGAGGCGAAGAAGAAGGGGCTGCGTGTCGACGTCGACGCCTCCTCCGACCGCATGCAGAAGAAGATCCGCAACGCCCAGAAGGCGAAGGTGCCCTTCATGGTCATCGCGGGCGACGAGGACATGGCGGCCGGCGCCGTCTCCTTCCGCTACCGCGACGGATCCCAGGAGAACGGCATCCCGGTCGACGAGGCCATCGCGAAGATCGCGAAGGTCGTGGAGGACCGCGTCCAGATCTGA